In the Piscinibacter sp. XHJ-5 genome, one interval contains:
- a CDS encoding 2-oxoglutarate dehydrogenase E1 component has protein sequence MMQEYRSNSYLFGGNAPYVEEMYEQYLDNPGSVPDNWRSYFDALQNVPAVDGSDERDVAHAPIVESFAQRAKANAFGAKASSTDLAIARKQVHVQSLIAAYRFLGSRWADLDPLKRQERPKIPELEPAFYDLTESDMDITFSATNTYFTTAENMTLRQIVQALRETYCGSIGAEYMHVTEPAEKRWWQQRLEAIRSKATYTPEQKRHILESLTAAEGLERYLHTKYVGQKRFSLEGGESFIASMDELVQRAGTVGVQEIVIGMAHRGRLNVLVNTLGKMPADLFAEFDHTAKEDLPSGDVKYHQGFSSDVTTPGGPVHLSLAFNPSHLEIVNPVVEGSVKARLDRRGDKEGDSVLPILVHGDAAFAGQGVVMETLALAQTRGYFTGGTVHIVINNQIGFTTSDPRDTRSTLYCTDVVKMIEAPVLHVNGDDPEAVVLCTQLALDYRQEFNKDVVVDIVCFRKLGHNEQDTPALTQPLMYKKIGQHPGTRKLYADKLVAQGVLPAEGPDEMVKAFRAAMDAGKHTRDPVLTNYKSKYAVDWTPFLGKKWTDAADTALPLAEIKRLAERITTIPPNFKAHPLVEKVIADRAAMGRGELNVDWGMGEHLAFASLVASGYAVRLSGEDSGRGTFTHRHAVLHDQKREKWDEGTYIPLQNVAENQAPFVVIDSILSEEAVLGFEYGYASADPNTLTIWEAQFGDFVNGAQVVIDQFIGSGEVKWGRANGLTLMLPHGYEGQGPEHSSARLERFMQLAADNNMQIVQPTSASQIFHLLRRQMVRMFRKPLVIMTPKSLLRNKDASSPLSEFTKGEFRTVIGPNHPEIVPDKVKRVIACSGKVAYDLMKRRDEKKAFDTVILRVEQLYPFPHKAFATEIRKFPNATEIVWCQDEPQNQGAWFFVQHYIHENMVDGQKLGYAGRPASASPAVGYAHLHQEQQKALLDQAFGKLKGFVLSK, from the coding sequence ATGATGCAGGAATACAGGTCGAACTCGTACCTGTTTGGGGGCAATGCGCCCTATGTCGAGGAAATGTATGAACAGTACCTCGACAACCCGGGCTCCGTGCCCGACAACTGGCGCTCCTACTTCGACGCCTTGCAGAACGTCCCTGCCGTCGACGGCTCCGACGAGCGCGACGTGGCCCATGCCCCCATCGTCGAGTCGTTCGCGCAGCGCGCCAAGGCCAACGCCTTCGGCGCCAAGGCCAGCAGCACCGACCTCGCCATCGCGCGCAAGCAGGTCCACGTCCAGTCGCTGATCGCCGCCTATCGCTTCCTCGGCTCGCGCTGGGCCGACCTCGATCCGCTGAAGCGCCAGGAGCGCCCCAAGATTCCCGAGCTGGAACCGGCGTTCTACGACCTGACCGAGTCCGACATGGACATCACGTTCAGCGCGACGAACACCTATTTCACGACCGCCGAGAACATGACCCTGCGGCAGATCGTGCAGGCCCTGCGCGAGACCTACTGCGGCTCGATCGGCGCGGAATACATGCACGTCACCGAGCCGGCCGAGAAGCGCTGGTGGCAGCAGCGCCTGGAGGCCATCCGCTCCAAGGCCACCTACACCCCCGAGCAGAAGAGGCACATCCTCGAGAGCCTGACGGCCGCCGAGGGCCTGGAGCGCTATCTGCACACCAAGTATGTCGGCCAGAAGCGCTTCTCCCTCGAGGGCGGCGAGAGCTTCATCGCGTCGATGGACGAGCTGGTGCAGCGCGCCGGCACGGTGGGCGTGCAGGAGATCGTGATCGGAATGGCCCACCGCGGCCGCCTGAACGTGCTGGTCAACACGCTGGGCAAGATGCCGGCCGACCTGTTCGCCGAGTTCGATCACACGGCCAAGGAAGACCTGCCTTCCGGTGACGTGAAGTACCACCAGGGCTTCTCCAGCGACGTCACGACCCCCGGCGGCCCTGTGCACCTGAGCCTGGCGTTCAACCCCTCGCACCTCGAGATCGTGAATCCGGTCGTCGAAGGCTCGGTCAAGGCGCGCCTCGACCGCCGCGGCGACAAGGAAGGCGACTCGGTGCTGCCGATCCTCGTGCACGGCGACGCCGCCTTCGCCGGCCAGGGCGTCGTCATGGAGACGCTGGCGCTGGCGCAGACGCGCGGCTACTTCACCGGCGGCACGGTGCACATCGTGATCAACAACCAGATCGGCTTCACCACCAGCGACCCGCGCGACACGCGCTCCACGCTGTACTGCACTGATGTGGTGAAGATGATCGAGGCGCCGGTGCTGCACGTGAACGGCGACGACCCCGAGGCGGTCGTGCTGTGCACCCAGCTCGCGCTCGACTATCGGCAGGAGTTCAACAAGGACGTCGTCGTCGACATCGTCTGCTTCCGCAAGCTGGGCCACAACGAGCAGGACACGCCCGCGCTGACGCAGCCGCTGATGTACAAGAAGATCGGACAGCACCCCGGCACGCGCAAGCTCTACGCCGACAAGCTGGTGGCGCAGGGCGTGCTGCCGGCCGAAGGTCCGGACGAGATGGTCAAGGCTTTCCGCGCCGCGATGGACGCCGGCAAGCACACGCGCGACCCGGTGCTCACCAACTACAAGAGCAAGTACGCCGTCGACTGGACCCCGTTCCTCGGCAAGAAGTGGACCGACGCGGCCGACACTGCGCTGCCGCTGGCGGAGATCAAGCGGCTCGCCGAGCGCATCACGACGATTCCGCCGAATTTCAAGGCCCACCCGCTGGTCGAGAAGGTGATCGCCGACCGCGCCGCCATGGGCCGCGGCGAGCTCAATGTCGACTGGGGCATGGGCGAGCATCTGGCCTTCGCGTCGCTGGTGGCGAGCGGCTATGCGGTTCGGCTGTCGGGCGAGGACTCCGGCCGCGGCACGTTCACCCACCGCCACGCGGTGCTGCACGACCAGAAGCGCGAGAAGTGGGACGAGGGCACCTACATCCCGCTGCAGAACGTGGCCGAGAACCAGGCCCCCTTCGTCGTCATCGATTCCATCCTCTCGGAAGAGGCGGTGCTCGGCTTCGAATACGGCTATGCGTCGGCCGACCCGAACACGCTGACGATCTGGGAAGCGCAGTTCGGCGACTTCGTCAACGGCGCGCAAGTCGTCATCGACCAGTTCATCGGCTCGGGTGAAGTGAAGTGGGGCCGCGCGAACGGCCTGACGCTCATGCTGCCGCACGGCTACGAGGGCCAGGGGCCGGAGCACTCGTCGGCGCGCCTGGAGCGCTTCATGCAGCTGGCTGCCGACAACAACATGCAGATCGTGCAGCCCACGTCGGCCAGCCAGATCTTCCACCTGCTGCGCCGGCAGATGGTGCGCATGTTCCGCAAGCCGCTGGTCATCATGACGCCGAAGTCGCTGCTGCGGAACAAGGATGCGTCGTCGCCGCTGTCGGAGTTCACCAAGGGCGAGTTCCGCACGGTCATCGGGCCCAACCATCCCGAGATCGTTCCGGACAAGGTCAAGCGCGTCATCGCCTGCTCGGGCAAGGTCGCCTACGACCTCATGAAGCGCCGCGACGAGAAGAAGGCCTTCGACACCGTGATCCTGCGCGTCGAGCAGCTCTATCCCTTCCCGCACAAGGCCTTCGCCACCGAGATCAGGAAGTTCCCGAACGCGACCGAGATCGTGTGGTGCCAGGACGAGCCGCAGAACCAGGGCGCCTGGTTCTTCGTGCAGCACTACATCCACGAGAACATGGTCGATGGGCAGAAGCTCGGCTACGCGGGTCGGCCGGCGTCGGCATCGCCGGCCGTGGGCTACGCCCACCTGCACCAGGAGCAGCAGAAGGCGCTGCTCGATCAGGCCTTCGGCAAGCTCAAGGGCTTCGTGCTCAGCAAGTGA
- the odhB gene encoding 2-oxoglutarate dehydrogenase complex dihydrolipoyllysine-residue succinyltransferase, with the protein MAIVEVKVPQLSESVAEATLLQWKKKPGEAVAMDEILIEIETDKVVLEVPAPQAGVLAEIVKGDGESCVSDEVIAKIDTEGKAAAVAPAAAAAAPAAAPVAPAAASAASAGSKSDVAMPAAAKLMADNQLAAGSVAGTGRDGRVTKGDVLGVLEAGAKPAAAPARPAAAPAAAAQPKPLPPVAAPVSLNLGERPEQRVPMSRLRARVAERLLQSQATNAILTTFNEVNMAPVMEMRKRFQEKFEKEHGVKIGFMSFFVKAAVAALKKYPVLNASVDANDIVYHGYFDIGIAVGSPRGLVVPILRNADQMSFADIEKKIAEYGAKAKDGKLSLEELTGGTFSISNGGVFGSMLSTPIINPPQSAILGVHATKDRAVVENGQVVVRPMNYLAMSYDHRIIDGREAVLGLVAMKEALEDPARLLFDI; encoded by the coding sequence ATGGCAATCGTTGAAGTCAAGGTCCCGCAACTGTCCGAGTCGGTGGCCGAAGCCACGCTGTTGCAGTGGAAGAAGAAGCCCGGCGAAGCCGTGGCAATGGACGAGATCCTGATCGAGATCGAGACCGACAAGGTGGTGCTGGAAGTGCCCGCACCGCAGGCCGGCGTGCTGGCCGAGATCGTCAAGGGCGATGGCGAGAGCTGCGTCAGCGACGAAGTGATCGCGAAGATCGACACCGAGGGCAAGGCCGCTGCAGTCGCTCCCGCGGCTGCCGCGGCAGCGCCTGCGGCGGCGCCGGTCGCCCCCGCCGCGGCGTCGGCCGCCTCGGCCGGCTCGAAAAGCGACGTCGCCATGCCCGCGGCGGCCAAGCTCATGGCCGACAACCAGCTCGCTGCCGGCTCGGTCGCCGGCACCGGGCGCGACGGCCGGGTGACCAAGGGCGATGTTCTGGGCGTGCTGGAAGCGGGCGCCAAGCCTGCTGCGGCGCCGGCCAGGCCCGCGGCCGCGCCCGCCGCTGCGGCTCAGCCCAAGCCGCTGCCGCCGGTCGCCGCGCCGGTGTCGCTCAACCTCGGCGAGCGTCCCGAGCAGCGCGTGCCGATGAGCCGCCTGCGCGCGCGCGTTGCCGAGCGCCTGCTGCAGTCGCAGGCCACGAACGCCATCCTGACCACCTTCAACGAGGTCAACATGGCGCCGGTGATGGAGATGCGCAAGCGCTTCCAGGAGAAGTTCGAGAAGGAGCACGGCGTCAAGATCGGCTTCATGAGCTTCTTCGTGAAGGCCGCGGTGGCCGCGCTGAAGAAATACCCGGTGCTCAACGCCTCGGTCGACGCCAACGACATCGTCTACCACGGCTACTTCGATATCGGCATCGCGGTGGGGTCGCCGCGCGGCCTGGTGGTGCCTATCCTGCGCAATGCCGACCAGATGAGCTTCGCCGACATCGAGAAGAAGATCGCCGAGTACGGCGCCAAGGCGAAGGACGGCAAGCTGTCGCTCGAGGAGCTCACCGGCGGCACCTTCTCCATCTCCAACGGCGGGGTCTTCGGCTCGATGCTGTCCACGCCGATCATCAACCCGCCGCAGTCGGCCATCCTCGGCGTTCATGCCACGAAGGACCGTGCCGTGGTCGAGAACGGCCAGGTCGTGGTGCGGCCGATGAACTACCTCGCCATGTCGTATGACCACCGCATCATCGACGGCCGAGAGGCCGTCCTGGGGCTGGTGGCGATGAAGGAAGCGCTGGAAGATCCCGCTCGCCTGCTGTTCGACATCTGA
- the lpdA gene encoding dihydrolipoyl dehydrogenase → MAKQFDVVVIGGGPGGYIAAIRAAQLGFNTACIDEWKNAKGGPALGGTCTNIGCIPSKALLQSSENFDHAGHHFSDHGIQLSNLSIDVAKMLSRKDAVVKQNNDGIQYLFKKNKVTFFHGRGSFAKAAEGSYEIKVAGAAEETITGKHVIVATGSNPRALPGAPFDEDLVLSNDGALRIPSVPKRLGLIGSGVIGLEMGSVWRRLGSEVTVLEALPTFLGAVDEQIAKEAQKAFTKQGLKIELGVKVGEVKKDGAGLAVAYTAANGEARTLQVDRLIVSIGRVPNTIGLDAEAVGLKLDERGAIVVDDDCKTNLPNVWAIGDVVRGPMLAHKAEEEGVAVAERIAGQHGHVNFNTIPWVIYTSPEIAWVGQTEQQLKAAGRAYKAGTFPFMANGRARALGDTTGMVKFIADAKTDEILGVHIVGPLASELISEAVVAMEFKASAEDIARICHAHPSLSEATKEAALAVDKRTLNF, encoded by the coding sequence ATGGCAAAGCAATTCGACGTCGTCGTCATCGGCGGCGGCCCGGGCGGCTACATCGCCGCCATCCGCGCCGCGCAGCTCGGCTTCAACACCGCCTGCATCGACGAGTGGAAGAACGCGAAGGGCGGTCCCGCGCTGGGCGGCACCTGCACCAACATCGGCTGCATTCCGTCGAAGGCGCTGCTGCAGTCCAGCGAGAACTTCGACCATGCCGGGCATCACTTCTCCGACCACGGTATCCAGCTGTCGAATCTGAGCATCGACGTGGCGAAGATGCTGTCGCGCAAGGATGCGGTCGTGAAGCAGAACAACGACGGTATCCAGTACCTGTTCAAGAAGAACAAGGTGACCTTCTTCCACGGCCGCGGATCCTTCGCGAAGGCCGCCGAAGGCTCCTACGAGATCAAGGTCGCTGGCGCTGCCGAGGAAACGATCACGGGCAAGCACGTGATCGTTGCGACCGGCTCGAATCCGCGCGCCTTGCCGGGTGCCCCGTTCGACGAGGACCTGGTCCTGTCCAACGACGGCGCGCTGCGCATCCCGTCCGTGCCCAAGCGGCTGGGTCTCATCGGCTCCGGTGTCATCGGCCTGGAGATGGGCTCGGTGTGGCGCCGGCTCGGCTCCGAGGTCACGGTGCTGGAGGCGCTTCCCACCTTCCTCGGTGCGGTCGACGAACAGATCGCCAAGGAAGCGCAGAAGGCGTTCACCAAGCAAGGTCTGAAGATCGAGCTGGGCGTGAAAGTCGGCGAGGTGAAAAAGGACGGCGCCGGGCTGGCTGTCGCGTACACCGCGGCGAACGGCGAGGCCAGGACGTTGCAGGTCGACCGGCTGATCGTGTCGATCGGCCGCGTGCCCAACACCATCGGGCTCGACGCCGAAGCGGTGGGCCTCAAGCTCGACGAGCGCGGCGCAATCGTCGTCGACGACGACTGCAAGACCAATCTGCCGAACGTGTGGGCCATCGGGGATGTCGTGCGCGGGCCCATGCTTGCGCACAAGGCCGAGGAAGAGGGCGTGGCCGTGGCCGAGCGCATCGCCGGCCAGCACGGCCATGTCAACTTCAACACCATCCCGTGGGTGATCTACACCTCGCCGGAGATCGCGTGGGTGGGACAGACCGAGCAGCAGCTCAAGGCGGCGGGTCGTGCCTACAAGGCCGGAACGTTCCCGTTCATGGCCAACGGCCGCGCCCGGGCGCTGGGCGACACCACCGGCATGGTCAAGTTCATCGCCGACGCCAAGACGGACGAGATCCTCGGCGTGCACATCGTCGGCCCGCTCGCCTCGGAGCTGATCTCCGAAGCGGTGGTCGCGATGGAGTTCAAGGCCAGCGCCGAAGACATCGCCCGCATCTGCCACGCCCATCCGTCGCTGTCCGAAGCGACGAAGGAAGCAGCGCTGGCGGTCGACAAGCGCACGCTGAACTTCTGA
- the zapE gene encoding cell division protein ZapE → MPVRELYEATLAERGYEADPAQLRAVAALERCENEWADYKARRSNALTKLIARPPIPRGVYMHGGVGRGKSFLMDCFFNAVPLTRKTRLHFHEFMREVHRELAELKGTVNPLHELGRRVSRRYRLICFDEFHVADVTDAMILHRLLESMFEHRVSIVTTSNFHPDELYPHGLHRDRILPAIELLKEKLEIISVDNGIDYRRRTLEQVKLYHTPLGPEADAAMTEAFERLAEAKEESPLLHIEHRELHARRRAGGVVWFDFKELCGGPRSQNDYLELATQFHTVVLSGVPQMTPRHASEARRFTWLVDVMYDRRVKLIMSAEVPPELLYAEGPLAHEFPRTVSRLSEMQSAEFLALARRDVDTSLT, encoded by the coding sequence GTGCCAGTCCGAGAGCTCTACGAAGCGACGCTCGCCGAGCGCGGCTATGAGGCCGATCCCGCGCAGCTGCGTGCCGTCGCGGCACTGGAGCGCTGCGAGAACGAATGGGCCGACTACAAGGCCCGGCGCAGCAACGCGCTGACCAAGCTGATCGCGCGGCCGCCCATTCCGCGCGGTGTGTACATGCACGGCGGGGTGGGGCGTGGCAAGAGCTTCCTGATGGACTGCTTCTTCAACGCCGTTCCCCTGACGCGCAAGACGCGGCTGCACTTCCACGAGTTCATGCGCGAGGTGCACCGCGAGCTGGCCGAGCTCAAGGGCACGGTGAACCCGCTGCACGAGCTGGGGCGCCGCGTGTCGCGCCGCTATCGCCTGATCTGCTTCGACGAGTTCCACGTGGCGGACGTGACCGACGCGATGATCCTGCATCGCCTGCTCGAATCAATGTTCGAGCACCGGGTCAGCATCGTCACCACGTCCAACTTCCATCCCGACGAGCTGTACCCGCACGGCCTGCATCGCGACCGCATCCTGCCGGCGATCGAGTTGCTGAAGGAGAAGCTGGAGATCATCAGCGTCGACAACGGCATCGACTACCGCCGCCGCACGCTGGAGCAGGTGAAGCTGTACCACACGCCGCTGGGGCCCGAGGCCGATGCGGCCATGACCGAGGCGTTCGAGCGGCTCGCCGAAGCCAAGGAGGAAAGCCCGCTGCTGCACATCGAGCATCGCGAGCTGCACGCCCGCCGGCGCGCCGGCGGCGTCGTCTGGTTCGATTTCAAGGAGCTGTGCGGCGGCCCGCGGTCGCAGAACGACTACCTCGAGCTCGCGACGCAGTTCCACACCGTGGTGCTGTCGGGCGTGCCCCAGATGACCCCGCGCCATGCCTCGGAAGCGCGGCGCTTCACGTGGCTGGTCGACGTGATGTACGACCGGCGCGTCAAGCTGATCATGTCGGCTGAGGTCCCGCCCGAGCTGCTGTATGCCGAAGGGCCGCTGGCCCATGAGTTCCCGCGCACGGTGTCGCGCTTGTCCGAAATGCAATCGGCGGAATTCCTCGCCCTGGCGCGACGGGATGTGGATACTTCGCTGACATGA
- a CDS encoding protein phosphatase 2C domain-containing protein encodes MSTTTQGYRLSAATGIHRGDRAYQQDQVQIIPHGRVPGCAMGVLADGMGGKSGGRKAADQVILTAQQLFERYAPARDDAREALKQLVLEAHLMIKLTAITSEEEPHSTVAAFIVSPNRECDVIHAGDSRVYHFRGATMMSRTIDHSFVQRLVDEGQLTEEEANNHPQSNLLTGCLGTLQDPPLTTGHVDRLEIGDTILACSDGLWHYFTPKELGAIVHTLQPREASEMLVSKARQRARGGGDNLSLALVRVEALS; translated from the coding sequence ATGAGCACCACGACGCAGGGCTACCGCCTGTCCGCTGCCACCGGCATCCATCGCGGCGATCGGGCCTACCAGCAGGATCAGGTGCAAATCATTCCCCACGGCCGCGTCCCCGGTTGCGCAATGGGGGTGCTGGCCGACGGCATGGGCGGCAAGAGCGGCGGCCGCAAGGCCGCCGACCAGGTGATCCTGACGGCGCAGCAGCTCTTCGAGCGTTATGCCCCCGCGCGCGACGATGCACGCGAGGCGCTCAAGCAATTGGTGCTCGAAGCGCACTTGATGATCAAGCTGACGGCGATCACCTCCGAGGAAGAGCCGCACAGCACGGTGGCCGCGTTCATCGTGAGCCCGAACCGCGAGTGCGACGTGATCCATGCCGGTGATTCGCGCGTGTACCACTTCCGCGGCGCCACGATGATGAGCCGCACGATCGACCACTCGTTCGTTCAGCGCCTCGTCGACGAAGGCCAGCTCACCGAGGAAGAGGCCAACAACCATCCGCAGTCCAATCTGCTCACCGGCTGCCTCGGCACCCTGCAGGACCCGCCGCTGACGACCGGCCATGTCGATCGCCTGGAGATCGGCGACACCATCCTCGCCTGCAGCGACGGGCTGTGGCACTACTTCACCCCGAAGGAGCTCGGCGCGATCGTGCACACGCTGCAGCCGCGCGAGGCGAGCGAGATGCTGGTCAGCAAGGCGCGACAGCGAGCCCGCGGGGGCGGCGACAACCTGTCTCTCGCGCTGGTTCGCGTCGAGGCACTGAGCTGA
- a CDS encoding YdcH family protein: protein MDDNLHSLSRRLIELRIEHADLNSLIDKASTDGSTDELALRRMKKRRLLLRDQIARLEAQLDPPEPA from the coding sequence ATGGACGACAACCTGCATTCGCTCTCCCGTCGGCTCATCGAGCTGCGCATCGAGCACGCCGATCTGAACTCCCTCATCGACAAGGCCAGTACCGACGGCTCGACCGATGAGCTCGCGCTGCGCCGCATGAAGAAACGTCGGCTGCTGCTGCGCGATCAGATCGCGCGGCTGGAAGCCCAGCTCGACCCTCCCGAGCCGGCATGA
- a CDS encoding ATP-dependent DNA helicase, with protein sequence MSMSQWPATETPLREAVAHAFTAGGALSQADERYTEREVQLRMALEVAAAIDERRALVAEAGTGVGKTFAYLVPTLLSGTRALISTATKSLQDQLFLRDLPRLRDALQVPVSMALLKGRASYLCLHRMNQARHSAELPDRWAVRTLAKVEQWSRATTSGDLAEMEGLDERSSVIPLVTSSRDNCLGTECPEYRQCHVMKARREAMAADVVVVNHHLFFADMALRDSGVAELLPSVEVAVFDEAHQLAEAGVQFLGTTLGSAQVLDFARDVLAAGLQQARGLAPWMDVAAACDRAARELRIVCAGTLRDVRGTLKLRWEERALRRDFADALAGLGKACMAAREALDTVSEISPDFVKLAERAAQLAKLARRFGEQAEDGHVRWIDLTPQQCRLVESPLDIREALREQMERSPKAWIFTSATLGDDERLSWFTEPAGLGEAGVLRVGSPFDYPMHARLYVPRGFPKPNEPEHPQAVAELAARCARTLGGRTFVLTTTLRALQAIGERLRADLDAQSDDIQVLLQGQAPKRQLMQQFLAQPRSVLVGSQSFWEGIDVPGEALQCVLIDKLPFPPPNDPLVEARVKRLEAQGRNAFSEYFVAEAAVSLKQGAGRLIRSETDRGLLVVCDPRMAGMNYGRRLREALPPMTPVATEAEALAWLSELAGVSLPF encoded by the coding sequence ATGAGCATGTCGCAGTGGCCCGCGACCGAGACACCGCTGCGCGAAGCGGTGGCGCATGCCTTCACCGCCGGCGGGGCGCTGTCGCAGGCCGACGAGCGCTACACCGAGCGCGAGGTGCAGTTGCGCATGGCACTCGAGGTTGCTGCTGCGATCGATGAACGGCGCGCCCTCGTCGCCGAGGCAGGCACCGGTGTCGGCAAGACCTTCGCCTATCTGGTGCCGACCCTGCTGTCGGGCACGCGGGCGCTGATCAGCACTGCAACGAAGAGCCTGCAGGACCAGCTCTTCCTGCGCGACCTGCCGCGCCTTCGCGACGCGCTGCAGGTGCCGGTGAGCATGGCGCTGCTGAAGGGGCGCGCCAGCTATCTGTGCCTGCATCGCATGAACCAGGCACGGCATTCGGCGGAGCTCCCCGACCGCTGGGCGGTGCGCACGCTGGCCAAGGTGGAGCAATGGTCGCGTGCGACCACGAGCGGGGATCTCGCGGAGATGGAAGGGCTGGACGAGCGCAGCAGCGTCATCCCGCTGGTGACCTCGTCGCGCGACAACTGCCTGGGCACGGAATGCCCTGAGTACCGCCAGTGCCACGTGATGAAGGCCCGGCGCGAAGCAATGGCGGCCGACGTGGTGGTGGTCAACCATCATCTCTTCTTCGCCGACATGGCGCTGCGCGACAGCGGCGTCGCCGAGCTCCTGCCCAGCGTTGAAGTGGCGGTGTTCGACGAGGCGCATCAGCTCGCTGAGGCGGGCGTTCAGTTCCTCGGCACCACGCTCGGCAGCGCTCAGGTGCTCGACTTCGCGCGCGACGTGCTGGCCGCCGGCTTGCAGCAGGCACGCGGCCTCGCGCCGTGGATGGATGTCGCGGCCGCATGCGATCGCGCGGCCCGCGAGCTTCGCATCGTCTGTGCCGGCACGCTGCGCGACGTCCGTGGCACGCTCAAGCTGCGCTGGGAAGAGCGTGCGCTGCGCCGCGACTTCGCGGACGCGCTGGCAGGGCTCGGCAAGGCGTGCATGGCGGCACGCGAAGCGCTGGACACCGTCAGCGAGATCTCGCCTGACTTCGTCAAGCTGGCCGAGCGTGCGGCGCAGCTCGCCAAGTTGGCCAGGCGCTTCGGCGAGCAGGCGGAAGATGGCCATGTGCGTTGGATCGACCTCACGCCGCAGCAGTGCCGCCTGGTCGAGTCGCCGCTGGACATCCGCGAGGCGCTGCGCGAGCAGATGGAGCGCTCGCCCAAGGCGTGGATCTTCACATCGGCGACGCTGGGAGACGACGAGCGCCTGTCATGGTTCACCGAACCGGCCGGCCTGGGCGAAGCGGGCGTTTTGCGGGTGGGCAGTCCCTTCGACTATCCGATGCATGCCCGGCTGTACGTGCCGCGCGGATTCCCCAAGCCCAACGAGCCGGAGCATCCGCAGGCCGTCGCGGAGCTCGCCGCGCGTTGCGCGCGCACCCTTGGCGGGCGCACTTTCGTGCTGACCACCACGCTGCGCGCGCTGCAGGCCATCGGCGAGCGCCTGCGCGCCGACCTGGATGCGCAATCCGACGACATCCAGGTGCTGCTGCAAGGCCAGGCGCCCAAGCGCCAGCTCATGCAGCAGTTCCTGGCACAGCCGCGCTCCGTGCTTGTCGGCTCGCAGAGCTTCTGGGAGGGCATCGACGTCCCCGGCGAGGCGTTGCAGTGCGTGCTGATCGACAAGCTGCCGTTTCCGCCGCCCAACGACCCGCTGGTCGAAGCACGCGTGAAGCGGCTCGAGGCCCAGGGACGCAACGCGTTCAGCGAATATTTCGTCGCCGAAGCAGCGGTGTCGTTGAAGCAGGGGGCCGGTCGATTGATCCGCAGTGAGACGGATCGCGGCCTGCTCGTGGTCTGCGATCCGCGCATGGCGGGCATGAACTACGGGCGCCGCTTGCGCGAGGCGTTGCCGCCCATGACGCCGGTGGCCACCGAAGCCGAAGCGCTCGCGTGGCTCAGCGAGCTGGCGGGCGTGAGCCTGCCGTTCTGA
- a CDS encoding outer membrane protein assembly factor BamD, with protein MDLKHSVGRASGLWMSVLMASWVVAGCGSAPKDVESGWAPDKLYAEARQEADNGSYERAAKLYERLEGRASGTLLAQQAQVERAYVLYRQNEKAQALSVLERFIKLHPTSPAVDYALYLQGLVNFNDNLGLLSSLSRQDLSERDQQASRDAFQSFKQLVDQYPQSRYAEDARVRMNYILNSLAQYEVHVARYYFRRGAYVAAANRAQQTVQEFQQSPSVEEALFIMVRSYDRLGLSPLRDDAARILRQNFPNSPYITAEGVQDKPRPWWQLW; from the coding sequence ATGGATCTCAAGCATTCGGTGGGTCGGGCCTCAGGCCTTTGGATGTCGGTGCTGATGGCCTCGTGGGTCGTCGCCGGCTGCGGGTCCGCGCCCAAGGACGTCGAGTCGGGCTGGGCGCCGGACAAATTGTATGCAGAGGCCCGCCAGGAAGCCGACAACGGCAGCTACGAGCGCGCGGCCAAGCTCTACGAGCGCCTCGAAGGCCGCGCTTCAGGCACGCTGCTGGCCCAGCAGGCGCAGGTCGAGCGCGCGTACGTGCTGTACCGCCAGAACGAGAAGGCGCAGGCCCTGTCGGTGCTCGAACGCTTCATCAAGCTTCACCCCACCAGCCCGGCCGTGGACTATGCGCTGTACCTCCAGGGCCTCGTCAACTTCAACGACAACCTGGGACTGCTGAGCAGCCTGTCGCGCCAGGACCTCTCCGAACGCGACCAGCAGGCGTCGCGCGACGCTTTCCAGTCGTTCAAGCAGCTCGTCGATCAATACCCTCAGTCGCGCTATGCCGAGGATGCGCGGGTGCGGATGAACTACATCCTCAACTCGCTGGCGCAGTACGAAGTGCACGTGGCGCGCTACTACTTCCGGCGCGGCGCGTACGTCGCGGCCGCCAACCGGGCGCAGCAGACGGTGCAGGAGTTCCAGCAGTCGCCTTCCGTGGAGGAGGCGCTGTTCATCATGGTTCGCAGCTACGACCGGCTGGGTCTCTCGCCCCTGCGCGACGACGCCGCTCGCATCCTGCGCCAGAACTTCCCCAACAGCCCCTACATCACGGCCGAAGGCGTGCAGGACAAGCCGCGCCCCTGGTGGCAGCTCTGGTGA